One Tunturibacter gelidoferens genomic region harbors:
- a CDS encoding HisA/HisF-related TIM barrel protein encodes MLIPSIDLMGGRIVQLVQGEKLKLAFDDFEYWIERFAKYPLVQLIDLDAAMRLGNNRALIEMIAKRLPCQVGGGLKTAEDGKLLLEAGAKRVIYGSSLFRPAEPDHIRRHKLIYLEFAEGLKSSLGEEALVFSVDTKAGRVAIKGWKDSVDLTPEEAITWLEDYCAAFLYTHVDTEGTMQGFPLDVAAILRACTAKQLIVAGGIKERSEVDALDAMGVDAVAGMAVYSGAMEA; translated from the coding sequence ATGTTAATACCCTCAATCGACCTGATGGGCGGCCGTATCGTCCAGTTAGTCCAAGGCGAAAAGCTCAAGCTGGCCTTCGACGACTTCGAGTACTGGATCGAACGGTTCGCGAAGTACCCTCTAGTCCAGTTGATCGACCTCGACGCCGCCATGCGTCTAGGCAACAACCGCGCCCTCATCGAGATGATCGCGAAGCGTCTCCCCTGCCAGGTAGGCGGCGGCTTGAAAACCGCCGAAGACGGCAAACTCCTCCTCGAGGCGGGAGCCAAGCGAGTCATCTACGGCTCCAGCCTCTTCCGCCCGGCGGAGCCCGACCACATCCGCCGCCACAAGCTCATCTATCTCGAGTTCGCCGAAGGCCTCAAGTCCTCACTCGGCGAAGAGGCACTCGTCTTCAGTGTCGACACCAAGGCCGGAAGAGTCGCCATCAAAGGCTGGAAAGACTCCGTCGACCTCACCCCCGAAGAGGCCATCACCTGGCTCGAAGACTACTGCGCCGCCTTCCTCTACACCCACGTAGACACTGAAGGCACGATGCAGGGCTTCCCCCTCGACGTAGCCGCGATCCTCAGAGCCTGCACCGCCAAACAATTAATCGTAGCCGGAGGCATCAAAGAGCGCAGCGAAGTAGACGCACTAGACGCAATGGGAGTCGACGCCGTAGCAGGAATGGCCGTCTACTCCGGCGCCATGGAAGCATAG